A DNA window from Gillisia sp. Hel1_33_143 contains the following coding sequences:
- a CDS encoding glycosyltransferase family 4 protein, whose amino-acid sequence MRIALCSKGNFSLEKGFTKNRIELAESLEKLGWETTLVDKQLLGIPNSERYNPEKHSNALKDYLIKNIDHYDVVLYEYDTLPFRRGLFDKHTLMIARPAILAYHFDLIPFRYDLKSKISNFIRSCKLCFGKERNVLKEELRKVDYCLRQADIIQVQNKKDQALLVSKGFAEKRIIIVPNGIPLGKIGAFNRNSFDLHTPFIVAYVGTFDFRKGAMDFPKIFKQLRKEFPDVKLKLLGTQGMFQTTEEVLNFFPKKYHAAIDVLPKFKADELPMLLKDCHIGIFPSYLESFGFGALEMMCAGLPVVAYDIPGPSDFVPKEMLAPRGDVRTFSNIAISTLKDSHLLYKRSHEAREIVLNKYCWDDIARKVDAQYKFYLNQLQEKPEVREPSFELKGFQNN is encoded by the coding sequence ATGAGAATAGCATTGTGTTCCAAAGGTAATTTCTCCTTAGAAAAAGGTTTTACCAAGAATAGAATAGAACTCGCAGAAAGCTTAGAGAAATTAGGTTGGGAAACTACGTTGGTTGATAAGCAATTGTTAGGCATTCCCAACTCTGAAAGATATAATCCTGAAAAGCATAGCAATGCTTTAAAAGATTATTTAATAAAAAATATAGACCATTATGATGTTGTGCTCTATGAATATGACACCTTGCCTTTTAGAAGAGGTTTGTTTGATAAACATACTTTAATGATAGCTCGTCCTGCAATTCTTGCATATCATTTTGACCTTATACCTTTTAGGTACGATCTTAAATCTAAGATCTCCAACTTTATTAGGAGCTGTAAACTATGTTTCGGTAAAGAGAGAAATGTTCTAAAAGAAGAATTACGCAAAGTAGATTATTGTTTAAGACAGGCAGATATTATACAGGTTCAAAATAAGAAAGATCAGGCCTTATTGGTTTCTAAAGGATTTGCTGAAAAGCGAATTATTATAGTTCCAAATGGAATTCCTTTAGGCAAGATAGGGGCATTTAACAGAAATTCTTTTGATCTGCATACCCCGTTCATTGTAGCATATGTTGGGACTTTCGATTTTAGAAAAGGTGCCATGGATTTCCCTAAAATTTTTAAGCAGCTAAGAAAAGAGTTTCCAGATGTAAAGTTGAAACTTCTTGGAACTCAGGGAATGTTTCAAACTACAGAAGAGGTTTTAAATTTCTTTCCGAAGAAATATCATGCTGCAATAGATGTGTTACCAAAGTTTAAAGCAGACGAATTACCTATGTTACTAAAAGACTGTCATATAGGTATTTTCCCGTCGTATTTGGAAAGCTTTGGTTTTGGAGCTTTGGAAATGATGTGTGCCGGGTTGCCAGTTGTTGCTTATGATATTCCGGGTCCGTCTGATTTTGTTCCTAAAGAGATGTTGGCACCCCGAGGTGATGTTAGAACCTTTTCTAATATAGCAATTAGCACCCTGAAAGATTCGCATCTACTTTATAAAAGATCTCATGAAGCCAGAGAGATCGTTCTAAATAAATATTGTTGGGATGATATTGCCAGAAAGGTGGATGCTCAATATAAATTTTATCTAAATCAGCTTCAGGAAAAGCCTGAAGTAAGAGAACCTTCATTTGAATTAAAAGGGTTTCAAAATAATTGA
- a CDS encoding LamG-like jellyroll fold domain-containing protein translates to MRNLLLLVFGFFLLGLSVKAQQGFQSITTLNPISITIDTGEKPQSKVWLFEGKHWTILPSAGGTYLWRLDGASWVNVLKISDKIFTKADCKLYGNTIHIILLEGEYVELVSLEFNFGLAQYELWSQRGSTVDVWLDDDVETATLDIDSTGKMWIAFNGDDDNYDFDYNGVEDDNIYVVYSDAPYTTWSTRMLIGTNIGGDDIGAIIAMPGKIGVFWSDQNLERFMFTSHVDGTNEASWTTIEAAAAQSALNSGFGMADDHLNLASATDGTLYAAIKTGYEDLNYPEIALLVRRPNGVWDDLYMVSNLGTRPIVLLDESTGKVKVIYSAHDGGGNILYKESPIANISFGSEKVLISGSYNNATSTKGNYISEVVILASSANKAVGVLASDGVFTSIPDTPTLNLPLAGEIDVINAPTLNWNSTLGATTYTLEVSESSDFSALYYTQSNITQTSSVLNNLTENNIYYWRVKATNNVGDSDWSIIRNFTTKENQSVDELVLHLELNEGSGNSLGDASIYINNATSFNDPTWVTDATGTALKFNGSDQYCTIGDNASLNLTQALTISMWIKPDKRDTQYIIKKALGNSTDGYELSLSSGGKAFFRFNQDSHGNDFRLDSQTNYPFDGNTWMHLAATFDGTMMKIYINGVEDSAISLASTQWINVNQLPLWISSENDGYRGFKGAMDDIYIYSKALNNTEVYDLFSSRQIPTIAAVPELQLPQDSTLEVEIPVTLNWNASANAVSYKVQISEDVSFASNIFEGAAITATSVEVSNLENNASYYWRILATNSLGDSNWSSIWNFTTTMKLAEIPVLDSPLDLDSEQPINTLLSWNSTKDAASYKVQVSDDVNFATTVFEISNLNYTYVAVDNLAVSTSYYWRVLASNAVGESDWSAIWNFTTTSNPAEVPVLVSPLDLSTEQPNNSTLSWSSVADATSYKIQVSDDVNFATTIVDITGITTTSVEITNLASDASYYWRVLANSASGDSNWSTVWNFHTINTTTPTNLVAHYKMNESSGAMLADDSEIANTATIMGNPVRVNGVEGGAVRFNGADQYAIAGANLALNLTNSLTIATWIKPEKRATQYVIKKSEHNAIDGYELSLSSSGKIFFRFNQATSNNTYRLNSQASYPIDGITWMHVAVTFDGTTMNLYINGVLDSSKSYSAATALGTNSMTLAIGSGNDGYRGILGAMDDVRIYNVALNAAEVSAIATITSSPSPPEIPLQELPLDLANNVEVDPTLTWNASDGALTYNIQVSNNNSFASFILDQSDLSATSIAVSDLTNSTTYYWRVRATNAEGDSAWSTVRSFTTISSTPIIPGVPILATPVDLAIDVSIAPTLSWNTSSSASHYAMQLSDDQNFSNLILDENNINQTFLDATRLLNNSTYYWRVKAINTAGESAWSANWSFLTSVPSTTGSLVAHYKLDEGSGTAVIDATTYANNVTLSGNPLWVPGKEGQALRFNGNNQYGTALDHPSLNISQQITISTWIRPEKIGTQYLVKKAQQNSVDGYELSLASSGKIFFRFNQATSNNTYRLNSQANYPTNGTTWMHIAVTYNGTEINLYVNGILDSSKSYTATQNIVTNSLNLAIGAGPDSFRGILGGMDDIRIFNEALDAVEIGKIYDFSSTIKASAKTFSAKSNSSNSLFSSKDNSETALGTYFMYPNPFTTSANVHFSFYENTDYNLVLYDLKGLKVKEVKKGKALKNVEETAVLQASWLSKGIYLLRLESNKEAKNLRVILQ, encoded by the coding sequence ATGAGAAATCTATTACTTCTTGTTTTTGGATTTTTTCTTCTTGGGCTTTCAGTAAAAGCTCAGCAAGGATTTCAATCTATCACCACTTTAAACCCGATATCAATAACTATAGATACAGGAGAAAAACCTCAATCTAAAGTTTGGCTATTTGAGGGTAAACATTGGACTATTCTACCATCTGCCGGAGGTACTTACCTTTGGAGACTAGATGGTGCATCTTGGGTTAATGTTTTGAAAATATCTGATAAGATTTTTACCAAGGCAGATTGTAAACTGTATGGTAATACTATACATATAATTCTTTTAGAAGGGGAATATGTAGAATTAGTCTCACTAGAATTTAATTTTGGTCTTGCCCAGTATGAGCTTTGGTCTCAGCGTGGTTCCACCGTAGATGTATGGCTAGATGATGATGTGGAAACAGCAACATTAGATATAGATAGTACGGGAAAAATGTGGATTGCCTTTAATGGGGATGATGATAATTATGATTTTGATTACAATGGAGTAGAAGATGATAATATCTATGTGGTTTACAGTGATGCGCCTTATACTACTTGGAGTACCAGAATGCTTATTGGTACCAATATTGGTGGAGATGATATTGGAGCAATTATAGCAATGCCCGGTAAAATAGGAGTTTTTTGGTCTGATCAAAATCTTGAAAGATTTATGTTTACATCTCATGTAGATGGAACCAATGAAGCTTCATGGACAACTATAGAAGCTGCAGCAGCTCAGTCTGCTTTAAATTCTGGTTTCGGGATGGCAGATGATCATTTAAATTTAGCATCGGCAACAGATGGAACTCTCTATGCCGCAATTAAAACAGGATATGAAGATCTAAATTATCCGGAAATAGCACTATTAGTTAGAAGACCTAATGGGGTTTGGGATGATCTTTATATGGTATCCAACCTAGGTACAAGGCCTATTGTACTTTTAGATGAATCTACCGGTAAAGTTAAAGTGATCTATTCTGCTCATGATGGAGGAGGTAACATATTATATAAAGAATCTCCTATAGCCAATATTTCTTTTGGATCTGAAAAAGTGCTTATTAGTGGTTCGTATAACAACGCTACCAGTACAAAAGGGAATTATATTTCTGAGGTAGTAATACTAGCTTCTTCCGCAAATAAAGCAGTGGGGGTTTTAGCTTCAGATGGAGTATTCACTTCTATTCCCGATACACCAACTCTAAACCTGCCGTTGGCAGGTGAGATAGATGTTATAAACGCACCAACACTAAACTGGAACTCTACTTTAGGAGCTACCACATATACTTTGGAAGTATCAGAATCTTCAGATTTTTCTGCTCTTTATTATACTCAATCCAATATTACTCAAACTTCCAGTGTTCTAAATAATCTCACAGAAAACAATATTTATTACTGGCGTGTGAAGGCTACAAATAACGTAGGAGATAGCGATTGGTCTATAATTAGAAATTTTACAACAAAGGAAAATCAGAGTGTAGATGAACTTGTGCTGCATTTAGAATTAAATGAGGGTTCTGGCAATTCTTTAGGAGACGCTTCAATATATATAAATAATGCTACATCATTTAATGATCCAACATGGGTTACAGATGCTACGGGTACTGCATTAAAATTTAATGGTAGTGATCAATATTGCACCATTGGTGATAATGCTTCTCTAAATCTAACTCAAGCACTCACTATTTCTATGTGGATTAAACCCGATAAGCGGGATACCCAATATATTATAAAAAAGGCGCTGGGAAATTCTACGGATGGGTATGAGCTTTCACTTTCCAGTGGAGGAAAAGCATTTTTTAGGTTTAATCAAGATTCTCATGGAAATGATTTTAGATTGGATTCTCAAACAAATTATCCTTTTGACGGAAATACTTGGATGCATTTAGCCGCCACTTTTGATGGTACTATGATGAAGATCTATATAAATGGTGTAGAAGATAGTGCAATTTCTTTAGCATCAACTCAATGGATAAATGTGAATCAACTTCCTTTATGGATCTCTTCAGAAAACGATGGTTATAGAGGTTTTAAAGGAGCTATGGACGATATATATATCTATAGCAAAGCTTTGAATAATACTGAAGTCTATGATCTATTCTCTTCAAGACAGATCCCTACAATAGCAGCGGTTCCAGAACTGCAATTACCTCAAGATAGTACGCTAGAGGTGGAGATTCCGGTTACTTTAAATTGGAATGCATCGGCTAATGCGGTTTCTTATAAAGTTCAGATAAGTGAAGATGTTAGCTTTGCCAGTAACATTTTTGAAGGGGCAGCTATTACAGCCACTTCTGTTGAGGTATCTAACTTAGAGAATAATGCTTCCTATTACTGGAGAATTCTTGCCACTAATTCTTTGGGAGACAGTAATTGGTCTTCCATTTGGAATTTCACTACCACCATGAAGTTGGCTGAGATTCCGGTTCTTGATTCACCACTAGATCTAGATTCAGAACAGCCTATAAATACTTTATTGAGCTGGAATTCAACAAAAGATGCGGCTTCCTATAAAGTTCAGGTAAGTGATGATGTAAACTTTGCAACTACGGTTTTTGAAATAAGTAATTTAAACTATACCTATGTAGCTGTTGATAATTTAGCTGTTAGTACTTCCTATTATTGGAGAGTACTAGCAAGTAATGCTGTAGGTGAAAGTGATTGGTCTGCTATTTGGAATTTTACAACTACCTCCAATCCGGCCGAAGTTCCGGTGTTGGTATCACCACTTGATCTGAGTACAGAACAGCCTAATAATTCAACCTTAAGCTGGTCTTCAGTAGCAGATGCTACCTCCTATAAGATTCAGGTGAGTGATGATGTTAATTTTGCAACCACTATTGTAGATATTACAGGTATTACTACAACTTCTGTAGAGATCACAAATTTAGCTAGTGACGCTTCTTATTATTGGCGGGTGCTTGCTAACAGTGCTAGTGGAGATAGCAACTGGTCCACCGTTTGGAACTTCCACACAATAAATACAACTACACCAACTAATTTAGTAGCACATTATAAAATGAATGAATCTTCGGGTGCTATGCTAGCAGATGATTCAGAAATTGCAAATACGGCCACCATTATGGGGAATCCGGTTAGAGTAAATGGAGTAGAAGGAGGGGCGGTAAGATTTAATGGTGCAGATCAATACGCTATTGCAGGTGCTAATCTGGCCCTGAATCTCACCAATAGCTTAACTATAGCTACATGGATAAAGCCTGAGAAACGAGCTACTCAATATGTTATTAAAAAATCTGAACATAATGCTATAGATGGCTACGAATTATCATTATCCAGTAGCGGGAAAATATTTTTTAGGTTCAATCAGGCAACTTCCAACAATACTTACAGACTCAATTCTCAAGCATCCTATCCTATTGATGGAATTACATGGATGCATGTAGCAGTAACTTTTGATGGTACAACTATGAACTTGTATATAAATGGAGTATTAGATAGCAGTAAATCTTATAGCGCAGCTACAGCTTTAGGTACAAATTCTATGACATTGGCTATTGGCTCTGGAAATGATGGTTATAGAGGAATTTTAGGAGCAATGGATGATGTAAGAATTTATAATGTAGCGTTAAATGCAGCAGAAGTAAGCGCCATTGCTACAATAACAAGTTCTCCAAGTCCGCCAGAGATCCCATTGCAAGAATTACCGTTAGATCTTGCCAATAATGTTGAGGTAGATCCTACATTAACATGGAATGCTTCAGATGGAGCTCTTACTTATAATATTCAGGTGTCTAACAATAATTCATTTGCATCCTTTATCCTAGATCAGTCAGATCTAAGTGCCACTTCAATTGCGGTATCGGATCTTACAAATAGTACTACTTATTACTGGCGGGTACGGGCAACGAATGCAGAAGGAGATAGTGCATGGTCTACAGTGCGTAGTTTTACTACCATCTCAAGCACCCCTATAATACCTGGAGTTCCTATTTTAGCTACTCCTGTAGATCTGGCAATAGATGTTTCTATAGCACCTACATTAAGTTGGAATACCTCATCTAGTGCATCTCATTATGCTATGCAGTTATCTGATGATCAAAATTTTTCTAATCTAATTCTAGATGAAAATAATATTAATCAAACTTTTTTAGATGCAACCAGATTATTGAACAATTCAACATATTACTGGCGAGTAAAAGCTATAAATACCGCGGGAGAAAGCGCATGGTCTGCTAACTGGTCTTTTTTAACATCAGTACCATCTACAACAGGTTCTTTGGTAGCACATTATAAACTTGATGAGGGGTCTGGAACTGCAGTTATAGACGCAACTACCTATGCAAATAATGTAACTTTATCTGGCAATCCATTATGGGTTCCGGGAAAAGAAGGTCAGGCTTTAAGGTTTAATGGTAACAATCAATACGGGACAGCTTTAGATCATCCATCTTTGAATATTTCTCAGCAAATCACCATTTCTACGTGGATTAGACCAGAGAAAATAGGTACTCAATATCTCGTAAAAAAAGCCCAGCAAAATAGCGTAGATGGCTACGAGTTGTCATTAGCTAGTAGCGGAAAGATATTTTTTAGATTTAATCAGGCAACTTCCAATAACACTTATAGGTTAAATTCTCAAGCCAATTATCCTACCAATGGTACTACTTGGATGCATATAGCCGTTACTTATAATGGCACTGAAATTAATTTATATGTAAATGGAATTTTGGATAGCTCGAAATCTTATACCGCTACTCAGAATATAGTTACTAACTCGTTGAACCTCGCAATAGGTGCCGGGCCAGATAGTTTTCGAGGAATTTTAGGGGGCATGGATGATATTAGAATTTTTAATGAGGCATTAGATGCTGTAGAAATTGGTAAAATCTATGATTTTAGTTCAACCATAAAAGCTTCTGCTAAAACTTTTAGTGCTAAATCTAATAGTTCTAATTCCCTTTTCAGCTCTAAAGATAATTCTGAAACAGCTCTAGGAACATATTTTATGTATCCAAATCCTTTTACGACCTCCGCAAATGTTCATTTCTCATTTTATGAGAACACAGATTATAACCTTGTTCTTTATGATCTGAAAGGTTTAAAAGTGAAAGAAGTTAAAAAAGGAAAGGCGCTAAAGAATGTAGAAGAGACAGCTGTTTTGCAAGCTTCTTGGCTTTCTAAAGGTATTTATTTATTAAGATTAGAATCTAATAAAGAAGCCAAGAATTTGAGAGTGATACTTCAGTAA
- a CDS encoding glycosyltransferase family 2 protein, which yields MTPLVSIIIPVFNAENYIKATIESCLQQSYTNLEIILVNDGSSDSSEVIIESFKDHRIQYYALQNNGPCYARNFGIEKADGALYQFLDADDILGEDKLQKQVAQYLEYGENYVYSGVMGNIIENQKALETDFEFYYTHLKVASYFRAMFSNFGKYYTTGIWLVPKKLIEKTHGWDQGVLLNNDGEYFSRLILLSQGVIFCPGSIFYYRRDVPQSISKKFNSKKIYESWLYSYRCYVESFKKALDEDTARELSRKALSVYYCNSYPNYPELLAQCKADIKELGFKEPYAYGGVFFKQLSKVIGTEQALKIRTFKNSGKQLLTSLNS from the coding sequence ATGACTCCGCTAGTTTCTATAATAATTCCTGTTTTTAATGCTGAAAATTATATAAAAGCAACCATAGAAAGCTGCCTTCAGCAATCTTATACCAATTTGGAGATCATTTTAGTTAACGATGGAAGTAGCGATAGTTCTGAGGTGATCATTGAAAGTTTTAAAGATCATCGAATTCAATATTATGCTTTACAAAATAATGGGCCTTGTTACGCTAGAAATTTTGGTATCGAGAAAGCAGATGGAGCGTTATATCAGTTTTTGGATGCAGACGATATTTTAGGGGAAGATAAACTTCAAAAACAAGTAGCCCAATATTTAGAATACGGTGAGAACTATGTTTATAGTGGTGTTATGGGGAATATTATCGAGAATCAAAAAGCGTTGGAAACAGATTTTGAATTCTATTATACTCATTTAAAGGTAGCGTCCTATTTTAGAGCTATGTTCTCCAATTTCGGTAAATATTATACCACAGGAATTTGGCTTGTTCCTAAAAAGTTGATAGAAAAGACTCATGGCTGGGATCAAGGCGTACTTCTTAATAATGATGGTGAATACTTCAGTCGGCTTATTTTGTTATCTCAAGGGGTGATTTTTTGTCCTGGATCTATTTTTTACTACAGGAGAGATGTCCCTCAAAGTATAAGTAAAAAATTCAATTCAAAAAAGATATATGAGAGCTGGCTGTATTCTTATAGATGCTACGTAGAATCTTTTAAAAAGGCATTAGATGAGGACACCGCGAGGGAATTAAGTAGAAAAGCATTAAGTGTTTATTACTGCAACTCCTATCCTAATTACCCAGAATTACTAGCACAGTGTAAAGCAGATATTAAAGAGTTAGGATTTAAGGAGCCTTACGCTTATGGTGGTGTATTCTTTAAACAGCTATCTAAGGTAATTGGTACAGAACAAGCTTTAAAAATAAGAACCTTCAAGAATTCTGGTAAACAGCTCCTAACCAGCTTAAATAGTTAA
- a CDS encoding glycosyltransferase: MKVSIIIPTFKDWDRLNLCLQALQHQTYSHDLFEVIVVNNAPEDLKPRDLAIPENGTVINEFKPGSYAARNAALAICKGSIVGFTDSDCVPDKNWIRNAVEYFKEHPETERIGGAIQIFYKERRPSKVELYDKIFAFPQKAYVQSGNAVTANMFTYTESFNKIGLFDSNLLSGGDYQWGKRAYLAGSKIDYVPNVLVKHPARPSVKELVIKAKRVGKGQAKFSKNKSNESFGLLKLLSLFKPRLWEIKMIFQKEHNIGLVNKLYLVFLRHYIVLVGDLSRIRN; this comes from the coding sequence ATGAAGGTTTCTATTATTATACCAACTTTTAAGGACTGGGATAGGTTGAATTTGTGTTTGCAAGCATTGCAGCATCAAACCTATTCACATGATCTATTTGAGGTAATAGTAGTTAACAATGCACCAGAAGATCTAAAACCTAGAGATCTAGCAATTCCAGAAAATGGTACAGTAATAAATGAATTCAAACCAGGTTCTTATGCTGCCAGAAATGCAGCGCTTGCCATTTGCAAAGGGAGCATTGTTGGTTTTACAGATTCAGATTGTGTTCCAGACAAAAATTGGATTAGAAACGCAGTCGAGTACTTTAAAGAACATCCTGAAACGGAGAGAATTGGGGGTGCTATTCAAATATTTTATAAAGAGCGTAGACCTTCCAAGGTAGAATTGTATGATAAGATATTTGCATTTCCACAGAAAGCTTATGTGCAATCTGGTAACGCTGTAACTGCAAATATGTTCACTTATACAGAATCTTTTAATAAGATTGGATTATTTGATAGTAATCTGCTTTCCGGAGGCGATTACCAGTGGGGAAAAAGAGCGTATTTAGCAGGCTCTAAGATCGATTATGTACCAAATGTTTTGGTAAAACATCCTGCAAGACCTTCTGTAAAAGAATTAGTTATTAAAGCTAAAAGAGTAGGGAAGGGGCAGGCAAAATTTAGTAAGAACAAATCTAATGAGTCTTTTGGTTTACTAAAATTGCTATCACTTTTTAAACCTAGACTCTGGGAGATTAAGATGATCTTCCAGAAAGAGCATAATATTGGACTGGTAAATAAACTATATCTGGTTTTTTTAAGGCATTATATAGTTTTGGTTGGAGATCTCTCTAGAATACGCAACTAA
- a CDS encoding ABC transporter ATP-binding protein: MSKYFNIFLNKYFNSFTYFYKRLGLRIFIAMGLSIIVGILDGFGLAMFLPLLQIVDDGASADGDGLGKLKFLVDGMEQMGMGLNLSTILIAMCVFFILKGIMQFFSSLYEVNLRHYFVKSIRLGLSRSLSEISYKAFVTTDAGRIQNTMSGEVSRVSLAYQSYFGAFQQITMMIVYMTFAFFIDAQFALLICLGGFLTNFIYKRLYKITKQYSRKLTYGRNHYQGLILQFVTNFKYLKATGYIHRYNTKLKKVIELIEDSNKTIGKLGAIVNSIREPLLIVVVSTVILIQVNFMAGTLGTILISLLFFYRALSSMILLQTHYNKFLEVSGSMENMTSFENQLIQSKEASGSISLNKFKSDIILKNVVFNYEDHYILKNISLKIRKNQTIAFVGESGSGKTTLINIICGLMPVGSGSMHIDGINSEQLKLQDYQNRIGYITQEPVIFNDTIYNNITFWSDRSAANYERFNWALRQSSINDFIERLPNKEETILGNNGVNLSGGQKQRISIARELFKNVDILVLDEATSSLDSETEEAIQKGLEELQGKYTILIVAHRLSTIKNADRILVLNNGSIENEGCFQELVMNSTKFQKMVELQEV; encoded by the coding sequence ATGTCTAAGTATTTTAATATTTTTCTAAATAAGTATTTCAATAGTTTTACCTATTTCTATAAGCGTCTGGGACTTAGAATATTTATAGCCATGGGTCTTAGTATTATAGTTGGTATTTTAGATGGTTTTGGTTTGGCGATGTTTCTACCTCTTTTACAAATAGTAGATGATGGAGCTTCTGCAGATGGTGATGGCCTGGGGAAATTAAAGTTTCTGGTAGATGGGATGGAGCAAATGGGCATGGGCTTAAATCTTTCTACTATTTTAATAGCCATGTGCGTGTTCTTTATACTAAAGGGGATCATGCAATTTTTTAGCAGTCTTTATGAAGTAAATTTAAGGCACTATTTTGTTAAATCTATTAGACTCGGTCTTTCCAGATCTCTTTCAGAAATATCTTATAAGGCATTTGTAACCACAGATGCTGGTAGAATTCAAAACACAATGTCTGGAGAAGTAAGTAGAGTTTCGTTAGCATATCAAAGTTATTTTGGAGCATTTCAACAAATTACGATGATGATAGTGTATATGACCTTCGCTTTTTTTATAGATGCACAATTTGCACTTTTGATCTGTTTAGGTGGATTTCTTACCAACTTTATTTATAAAAGATTATATAAAATTACTAAGCAATACTCCAGAAAGCTTACCTATGGTAGAAATCATTATCAGGGTTTGATCTTGCAGTTTGTTACCAATTTTAAATATCTAAAGGCCACCGGATATATACACAGATATAATACAAAGCTTAAAAAGGTGATAGAGTTAATTGAAGATAGTAACAAGACCATTGGCAAATTAGGAGCTATAGTTAATTCTATAAGAGAGCCACTACTAATAGTTGTTGTGAGCACCGTGATCTTAATTCAAGTAAATTTTATGGCAGGTACGTTAGGAACGATCTTAATAAGTTTATTATTCTTTTATAGAGCGCTTTCTTCAATGATCTTGCTGCAAACTCATTATAACAAGTTTCTTGAGGTTTCTGGATCTATGGAGAATATGACCAGTTTTGAAAATCAATTGATACAATCTAAAGAAGCTTCAGGTTCTATTTCTTTAAATAAATTTAAGAGCGATATCATACTCAAGAATGTAGTATTCAATTATGAAGACCATTATATTTTGAAAAATATCAGTTTAAAGATCAGGAAAAATCAAACCATTGCATTTGTTGGAGAAAGTGGTAGCGGTAAGACAACACTAATAAATATAATATGTGGTCTTATGCCGGTTGGCTCTGGAAGTATGCATATTGACGGTATAAATTCTGAGCAATTAAAATTACAGGATTATCAGAATAGAATTGGATATATCACTCAGGAGCCTGTTATTTTTAATGATACTATCTACAATAACATCACTTTCTGGTCTGATAGATCTGCTGCTAATTACGAAAGATTTAATTGGGCGCTACGGCAATCATCTATCAATGATTTTATAGAGAGACTTCCTAATAAGGAAGAGACCATTCTTGGAAATAATGGAGTGAACTTAAGTGGAGGCCAAAAACAACGTATTTCTATAGCCCGAGAATTGTTTAAGAATGTAGATATTCTGGTCTTAGATGAAGCCACTTCGTCTTTAGATTCTGAAACAGAAGAAGCCATTCAAAAAGGTTTGGAAGAATTACAGGGAAAGTATACTATTCTTATAGTGGCTCACAGGCTTTCTACCATTAAGAATGCAGATAGAATTTTAGTGCTGAATAATGGTAGCATTGAAAACGAAGGATGTTTTCAAGAATTAGTTATGAATTCTACCAAATTTCAAAAAATGGTGGAACTTCAAGAAGTTTAG